Below is a window of Paraburkholderia kururiensis DNA.
CGCCGTCGCCCGCTGTCGCTACTCGCGAGGCAGGGGCTGCGGCGTCTTCATCGTCCGCATCGTCGTCCGCAGGGCCTGCGCCGTACTACTTCATCGGCGCGCCCGAACATGGCTGGCAGCGTCCCGCGCAGGATATCGTCGTGCCGTCGGCGGGCGTGGTGCCGCAGTCGTTCGGGCTGCCTCACGAAGACGACCTGCGTTCGCTGCTGTCTATCCACCGCTTCGCGCCGGGCGTCGAGCCGCATCGTCATGCGCCGGACAGCGTGCCGTACTTTCTCGACAGCGAGCGCGCCGCGCGTGATCCGCGGGGCGCAGGCCCGGCCGTGCCGGCCGCGCATCCGCCGTTCGACGTCAACGCTATTCGCCGCGACTTCCCGATTCTGCAGGAGCGCGTGAACGGCAAGCAGCTTGTCTGGTTCGACAACGCGGCGACGACGCAGAAGCCGCGGGCCGTGATCGACCGCCTCGCGTATTTCTACGCGCACGAGAACTCGAACATCCATCGCGCCGCGCATGCGCTGGCGGGCCGTGCGACGGATGCCTACGAGAACGCACGGGCCATCGCGCAGCGTTTCATCGGCGCGGCGTCGGCGGACGAGATCGTGTTCGTGCGCGGCACGACCGAGGCCATCAACCTGATCGCGAAGACGTGGGGCGCGTGCAATGTGGGCGAAGGCGACGAGATCGTCGTGTCGCATCTGGAGCATCACGCGAACATCGTGCCGTGGCAGCAACTCGCCGCACAAACGGGCGCGAAGCTGCGCGTGATTCCTGTCGACGACTCGGGCCAGGTGCTGCTCGACGAGTACCGCAAGCTGCTTTCCAGCCGCACGAAGATCGTCTCGGTCACGCAGGTGTCGAATGCGCTCGGCACCGTGGTGCCGGTGCAGGAGATCGTCGAACTCGCGCATCGCGCGGGTGCGAAGGCGCTCGTGGACGGCGCGCAGTCGGTGTCGCACATGCGCGTGGACGTGCAGGCCATCGACGCGGACTTTTTCGTGTTCTCCGGCCACAAGATTTTCGGGCCGACCGGTATCGGCGTGGTGTACGGCAAGCGCGCCATTCTCGAAGACATGCCGCCTTGGCAGGGCGGCGGCAACATGATCGCGGACGTGACGTTCGAACGCACGGTGTTCCAGCCGCCGCCCAACCGCTTCGAGGCGGGCACGGGCAACATCGCGGATGCCGTTGGACTCGGTGCGGCGCTGGAGTACGTCGAGCGGATCGGTATCGAGAACATCGGGCGCTACGAACACGATCTGCTCGAGTACGCGACGAGCCGGCTGGCTCCCGTGCCGGGCGTGCGGCTGGTCGGTACGGCACGGCACAAGGCGAGCGTGCTGTCGTTCGTGCTGAAGGGCTACGAGACGGAAGAGGTGGGGCGCGCGTTGAACGAAGAGGGCATCGCGGTGCGCTCAGGCCATCATTGCGCTCAACCGATTCTGCGGCGGTTCGGGCTCGAAGCAACCGTGCGTCCGTCGCTCGCGTTCTACAACACCTGTGACGAAGTGGACGCGATGGTGTCGGTCATCCGGCATCTGTCTGCGCGAAGTGCCTGAGGGTAGCGGCTCCGACATGTCCGGGCACGGGCCGTTATCGATTCGATGACGGCTCGCCATGCTGGATGGTCGGGGCCGCTTCTTCGCCTGAAAGAAAATGCGTGAACGTCGCCCGCACCACATCGGGCGATATGCCGTGCACGATGAAAACGAGACGCGTGCGCCGGTCGTCATCCGGCCACGCGGCGACGCGCAACGGCTCGTGCAACAGCTGTTGAACACCGTGCACGACGACGGGCGCGTCTTCGCCCACCACGCGGCAGATGCCCTTCACGCGCAGAATCTGCTCGCCGTGATACGCAAGCAGCACCGTCAACGCCGTTTCTAGCGCTGCAAGCGGCAGCGGGGCATCGAAGGTCAGGCAAAACGTCTCGACATCCGGATGCGCGTTGCGCTGCGCCGCAAGGCGCATTGCTGATTGCAGCGGCAAGCCGTCGCCGTCCGCGGGCGTTTCGCCCGATGCAGCCAGCAGCACGTCGCGCGAACGCAGCCAGGCGGGCAGGGTGTGCGGCGCGAGCCAGCCGAAGAGTTGCTCCGCGTCGATCTCGCCATGCTCCACGCGAATACGCGGCGCGCCGGGATTGAGCGCATCGAGCGCGGCATAGAGGGCGCCGAGCGTCGGGCCGTCGGCAAGGTCGGTCTTCGTGATCAGCAGGGCGTCCGCGGCGGCGAGCTGTTCGCGTGCCTGGGCATGGCGCGCAAGCTGGCCTTGCATGTGCAGCGCATCCGCGGTGGCCACGACGCCGTCCAGCGCAATGCGTGATGCGAGACGTTCGTCGCCCAGCAGTTCGGACAAGACCGGGCCCGGTCTGGCCAGTCCTGTCGTTTCCACGATCACGCGTTCGAAAGGAGGGATTTCGCCTCTTTCCATCTGCCCGAGCAGCAAGTCGACCGTGTCGGCCAGCTCGCCCCTCGCGCCGCAGCACAGACAGCCGTTTTCGAGCAGCGCGACGCTGCGCTCGCGTGTTGCGCCGATCAGCAGATGATCGAGTCCGATCTCGCCGATTTCGTTCACCACGACTGCGCAGCGGCTCATCGCCGCCTGCCGGAGCAAGCGGTTCAACAGGGTCGTCTTGCCTGAGCCGAGAAAGCCTGTCAGGACCGTCAACGCGACGGGATGCCGGAGCGTCGTCATGGCGTACC
It encodes the following:
- a CDS encoding family 2A encapsulin nanocompartment cargo protein cysteine desulfurase; translation: MTTLTPTGNVRPGDAMPDIPTAPTPAGLPDADTLARLANAFFSTLPGNVASQESPSAVGGLPSAWPAAVPVVSTVTNPAPAGSPLAGPGGAGTGVPGASLPAGRVPGGNLLPSAPTHVLTLGNRAPALAPHAAAQTGVPDNVATIAPALEPRTGGAALGVPPVQAHAPSPAVATREAGAAASSSSASSSAGPAPYYFIGAPEHGWQRPAQDIVVPSAGVVPQSFGLPHEDDLRSLLSIHRFAPGVEPHRHAPDSVPYFLDSERAARDPRGAGPAVPAAHPPFDVNAIRRDFPILQERVNGKQLVWFDNAATTQKPRAVIDRLAYFYAHENSNIHRAAHALAGRATDAYENARAIAQRFIGAASADEIVFVRGTTEAINLIAKTWGACNVGEGDEIVVSHLEHHANIVPWQQLAAQTGAKLRVIPVDDSGQVLLDEYRKLLSSRTKIVSVTQVSNALGTVVPVQEIVELAHRAGAKALVDGAQSVSHMRVDVQAIDADFFVFSGHKIFGPTGIGVVYGKRAILEDMPPWQGGGNMIADVTFERTVFQPPPNRFEAGTGNIADAVGLGAALEYVERIGIENIGRYEHDLLEYATSRLAPVPGVRLVGTARHKASVLSFVLKGYETEEVGRALNEEGIAVRSGHHCAQPILRRFGLEATVRPSLAFYNTCDEVDAMVSVIRHLSARSA
- a CDS encoding CobW family GTP-binding protein, yielding MTTLRHPVALTVLTGFLGSGKTTLLNRLLRQAAMSRCAVVVNEIGEIGLDHLLIGATRERSVALLENGCLCCGARGELADTVDLLLGQMERGEIPPFERVIVETTGLARPGPVLSELLGDERLASRIALDGVVATADALHMQGQLARHAQAREQLAAADALLITKTDLADGPTLGALYAALDALNPGAPRIRVEHGEIDAEQLFGWLAPHTLPAWLRSRDVLLAASGETPADGDGLPLQSAMRLAAQRNAHPDVETFCLTFDAPLPLAALETALTVLLAYHGEQILRVKGICRVVGEDAPVVVHGVQQLLHEPLRVAAWPDDDRRTRLVFIVHGISPDVVRATFTHFLSGEEAAPTIQHGEPSSNR